Part of the Labilibaculum antarcticum genome, CTTCAAATCTTCAATAAAATCGTCTCCACAAACAATTTTATCTACTTTCCGGGTCAATTCTTCTCGAATATCAATCAATTCCTCCACCGAATTCACGTGATGCTTCTGTTGCAAAGAATAGATTGCATCTAATTTCTGATTCAAAAACTCAATTCTTGAAGGATCTAAATCCACCGATTCGTTACTTCGATCCAATTCCTCCGCCAGATCCTGCAATTCGATATATGCACTCTCTAAACGTTCAAAGAAACTCTGAGCATCGGGGTATACGTTTTGAATTTGAGCAATGGCATTTCGTGCCTCTTTCAGTTGAGTAACAATAGGAAATTCTCCTTCTGAAAGATTTCCATACGCTTTCACCAAAGCCGACTTAATCTCCTCAGCATGAGTTAATTTTGCCAATTCTGCCTCCATTTCAGTTTGTTCTCCTGCAATTAATTTTGCATCGGTCAATTGCTCTAACTGAAACTGATAATAATCCAGATCAGCCTTTTCCTTAGCCGCTATTTCTTCTTGCTTACGAAGTTCTTGCTTTAGCTTCTGAAATTGATCGAAGCATTCCTGATATTTTTTTAAGATCGAAACGTTTCCAGCATAAGTATCAACAATACCGACCTGATACTCGAAACTTCCAATTATTAAGTTCTGATTTTGACTATGCACATCAATCAGGCGAAAGCCTAATTCTTTTAAAAGTTTCGCGCTAACAGGAGAATCGTTTATAAAAGCCCGACTTTTACCATTAGGAAGAATCTCTCTTCGCAATAAGGTATCCTCCTCATATTCCAATTCATTGTCGTCGAAAAACTGTTTCAATTTATATCTGGCAATAGAAAATGAGGTTTCAATAATGCACTTCTGTCCTTTATCTTTAAGAACATTCACCTCCGCCCTTTGGCCTAAAACTAAGGACAAGGCTCCTAACAAAATTGATTTACCAGAACCAGTTTCACCTGTTATAACTGAAAACCCATCTGAGAATTCAATATCTAACTTAGTAATTAAAGCATAATTCTGAATGGATATGGATTGAAGCATAGGTATCTATAAAATGATATTGGTAAGTTGTCAAAACGAATTTATTCCAAAATAGAATCATTACTCCTTTTGCCCTATTATTTTATTGTATTTTGAAATATTTGCAGGATCGATTTCACTTAGAATATTATAAACTCTTTTCTTTTCATCCGTAAAGGATTCAGAAAAAATATTCACCAGCTCATCGGCTTTTGCATCAAAAAATATTTGAAGAATAAAAGATCCTGGCTTTGCTCGATATGCTTTCTGA contains:
- the recN gene encoding DNA repair protein RecN — protein: MLQSISIQNYALITKLDIEFSDGFSVITGETGSGKSILLGALSLVLGQRAEVNVLKDKGQKCIIETSFSIARYKLKQFFDDNELEYEEDTLLRREILPNGKSRAFINDSPVSAKLLKELGFRLIDVHSQNQNLIIGSFEYQVGIVDTYAGNVSILKKYQECFDQFQKLKQELRKQEEIAAKEKADLDYYQFQLEQLTDAKLIAGEQTEMEAELAKLTHAEEIKSALVKAYGNLSEGEFPIVTQLKEARNAIAQIQNVYPDAQSFFERLESAYIELQDLAEELDRSNESVDLDPSRIEFLNQKLDAIYSLQQKHHVNSVEELIDIREELTRKVDKIVCGDDFIEDLKKQLKQKEELLLGSAEKLTNSRLKVIPAIEKTIVSQLVQLGIPNANFKIDTQIREDFQYYGRDYLAFLFSANKNGQIEEVQKVASGGELSRLMLSIKYLISSSTALPSIVFDEIDTGVSGEIAAKMGTMMNKMAENIQVISITHLPQIAGKGKNHYKVYKADDELETYSNIVLLDQQSRIEELAKMLSGADLTQAALDNAKVLLGN